CCGCGGCCTGGGGCGTCGTCTGCTCGAGAGCGCCGAGGACATCGCGCGGTCGCAGGGTTACCGCCGCATGGCGATCATCGCGTCGGTCGGCACGCGGCGCTACTACCGCGCCCGCGGCTACGAACTCCAGGGGACCTACATGGTCAGGGATCTGTCGCGGCCGCTACCGCCCGAAGACGCGGGTTCCTCGGCCTCGGCCTGAAGCAGTTCGCTGCCTTCGCCGACCTTCCGGGCGATCCCGCAGAGTTCGAAGCGGGTGCCGTCGGTGGGTTGGAGCAGTTCCACGCGCAACCCGGCGCCGCGGAGCACCTGCTCGAGCCGTGCCGGCGTGAAGGCCGTGCGATGCGCCATGGTGTCCTCGCCCTGTGCGATACTCCGCCCGTGACCGAAGAGCACGTCGAGCGGCGTGATCGGACCCAGGGCCGACTGGTACAGCGGCTCGTCGAGCTCGGCGCCGTCGACCACGGCCTCGAACACCGCCTTCACGTGGGGGACCCGGACTTCGACGAACCCACCGACCCGGAGCACCCGCTCGACCTCGTTCAACACGACCGTCGACTCGTGGCGCTCGAAGTGCTCGAGGAGGTGGGCCATGAACACGGCGTCGAACCGTTCGGACGCCAGCGGGGACAGGTCGCGCACGTCGGCCACGACGTCCGGACCGGTGGCCGGATCGACGTCGAGCGTCACGACGTCGAAGTCCCGGTAGTGATGGGGCAGGCCGCGGTGGCAGCCGGCGCCAACGCTCAGGCAGACGCGCCGTTGCATGGTCTCGCCTCGTCCTGGTTGCGGGAACAATTGCGGGATCCCGCCCATCCCCAGCATGGAGCGTTCCGGCCGCGGCCGGACACCACTCGCCACCGCGCGGCGTCCCCCGTAGTGTGGGGGTGACCCCTCGACGACGACGGAGTGCACATGGAGCAGATCTGCAACATCGGGCCCAAAGGGGTCCGCAAGCGCATGTGGCTGGGGATCCCGCTGATCGCCGTCGGCGTGGTCGCGTCGTTCCTCGACAAGAGCTTCTTCGGCCAGGTGATCGCCTTCTTCGGCTTCCTGTCGTTGTTCCAGGCGACCGATTGCACCTGAGTGGGCATGGCCGCGCGCGGTGCGCGCGAAACGGACGAGGGTCGCGAGCTGATCGACGATCCCGACGAGGCCGCGTTCTTCCAGAAGAGGGCGCGGCGGATCTACCTGAAGGCCTTCCTCGCCACCCTCGCCCTGCTGCTGGCGGGGCGCGCCTGGCTGCACTGGATGGGCTGAGACCGTCCCACTGGTCCCGGGATTGCAGACGAATGGCCGTGCGGCCCGTTCGTCGGGGCCGCCGTGTGCCCCTCATCCTGCGAACCGAAGACCACGATGGCTCGTGAGCCCGACACTGCTTTTCCGGCGCCGCCGAACGGTGACCTCCGGGAAGAGCTCGACCGCTGCCGCGCCGACGCGCGTGCGATGCGCCGGCTGGCGGAAGAGCCTGCCGACCGGGCGCTCGTTCTTGCCCGCGACGGCTCGGTGCTGTTCGCCCGCGGCGAGTGGCGCGGCGACCTGCACGAGGGGACCAACGCCTTCGAGGCACTGGAGCCGGCGGTGGCCGCGCGCCTGCGCGAGGGATGCGAGCGCGTCGTGTCCGACGGAAGCCGCGTGCGACTCGATCCGCGGGCACCCGAGGAGCCGGTGACGCCCCGTGCCTTCGACCTCGAGGCGGTGGGAGCGGCCGGCGACCCGACGGCCCGCGTGATCGTCCGCTGTTCGCAGCCCGAAGACGCGCTGCGCCAGCACTTCGAGCGACAGCGATCGCTGCTGGAGTCGATCAGCCGCAACATCGACGAGGGGATCTTCCGCAGCACCTACGAGTCGGGGTTGGTGTACGTGAACGACGCCTTCGCGCGGATGTTCGGGTACAGCGTCGAAGAGATCCTCGAGGTCTCCCCGTCCGACCTCTACGCCGAGCCCTCCGAGCGAGAACGCCTGGCCGCCCTCGAGCTCGAGACCGGCGAGTTGCGCAACGCCGAGGTCCGCCTGCGCCGCAGGGACGGAACCATCTTCCACGGCCGCATGAGCAGCCGCCCGATCTACGTCGACGACGAGGTCGCGTACTACGACGGGGCCGTGTCCGACGTCACCGAGGAGCACGAGGCCCGCCTGGAGCTCGAGGAGTTCCGCGAACGCCTCAACGGTCTCATGGACAACTCGCCCCTCGCCTGCATCGAGATGACGCGCAAGGGCGTGATCAGCGACTGGAATCCCGCCGCCACGCGGATCTTCGGCTACGACGCCGAGGAAGCCCTCGGGCGCGACATGCGTGAGCTCCTCCTGCGCGACGTCGACCAACAGCCGGTGGCGGTCACCTGGGACGCCCTGCTCGCCGATCGCGGCGGGCGCCACATGGTGAACCAGAACTCCCGCCGCGACGGGGGCGTGATCACGTGCGAGTGGTACAACACCCCGCTCTACGACGAGAACGGCACCGTGACCCACGTGCTCGGCATGGCGCAGGACGTCAGCCGGCGCATCGAGAACGATCGTGAACTCAAACGATTCGCCGCCGACGTCGAGCAGGCCAAGATCCGACTGGAACGACAGGCCACCGAGCTGTCGATCACCGTGGCCGAACTCGAGGAAGCCCGGAAGCAGGCCGAGGAGGCCACGCGCGCCAAGGGTGAATTCCTCGCGAACATGAGCCACGAGATCCGCACGCCCATGAACGGCGTGATCGGAATGACCAGCCTGCTCATGGACACCGAACTCGACGAGGATCAGCGCGAGTTCGTCGACACCATCCATCGCAGCGGCGAAGCCCTCCTGAACATCATCAACGAGATCCTCGACTTCTCCAAGATCGAGGCCGGCGCCCTGTTGATCGAGGCCGTGCCCTTCGATCTGTGGCGCTGCGTCGAGGACTCCGTGGAGGTCATGGCCACGCGCGCGGCCGAGAAGTCCGTGGAGCTCGTCCTGCGGATCGACCCGATCGTTCCCCGCTTCGTCGAGGGCGACGCGTCGCGATTGCGCCAGGTCGTCGTGAACCTCGTGTCGAACGCCGTGAAGTTCACCGAGCGCGGCGAGGTCGTGGTGCGGATGTCGGCCCGCGGCTCCGACGGTGTCGTCATCGCCGTGCACGACACCGGCATCGGAATCCCCGCGGACAAGCTGGACGCCTTGTTCGAGCCCTTCACGCAGGTCGACGCGTCCACCACCCGCCGCTTCGGCGGAACGGGCCTCGGCCTGACGATCTCGCGCCGGCTCACCGAGATGATGCGTGGCAACCTGCGGATCGAGAGCGAGGTCGGCCAGGGTACGACCTTCTACCTCGTGTTCCC
This is a stretch of genomic DNA from Candidatus Krumholzibacteriia bacterium. It encodes these proteins:
- a CDS encoding class I SAM-dependent methyltransferase; amino-acid sequence: MQRRVCLSVGAGCHRGLPHHYRDFDVVTLDVDPATGPDVVADVRDLSPLASERFDAVFMAHLLEHFERHESTVVLNEVERVLRVGGFVEVRVPHVKAVFEAVVDGAELDEPLYQSALGPITPLDVLFGHGRSIAQGEDTMAHRTAFTPARLEQVLRGAGLRVELLQPTDGTRFELCGIARKVGEGSELLQAEAEEPASSGGSGRDRSLTM
- a CDS encoding PAS domain S-box protein: MAREPDTAFPAPPNGDLREELDRCRADARAMRRLAEEPADRALVLARDGSVLFARGEWRGDLHEGTNAFEALEPAVAARLREGCERVVSDGSRVRLDPRAPEEPVTPRAFDLEAVGAAGDPTARVIVRCSQPEDALRQHFERQRSLLESISRNIDEGIFRSTYESGLVYVNDAFARMFGYSVEEILEVSPSDLYAEPSERERLAALELETGELRNAEVRLRRRDGTIFHGRMSSRPIYVDDEVAYYDGAVSDVTEEHEARLELEEFRERLNGLMDNSPLACIEMTRKGVISDWNPAATRIFGYDAEEALGRDMRELLLRDVDQQPVAVTWDALLADRGGRHMVNQNSRRDGGVITCEWYNTPLYDENGTVTHVLGMAQDVSRRIENDRELKRFAADVEQAKIRLERQATELSITVAELEEARKQAEEATRAKGEFLANMSHEIRTPMNGVIGMTSLLMDTELDEDQREFVDTIHRSGEALLNIINEILDFSKIEAGALLIEAVPFDLWRCVEDSVEVMATRAAEKSVELVLRIDPIVPRFVEGDASRLRQVVVNLVSNAVKFTERGEVVVRMSARGSDGVVIAVHDTGIGIPADKLDALFEPFTQVDASTTRRFGGTGLGLTISRRLTEMMRGNLRIESEVGQGTTFYLVFPFPVADPPTDAPLAPDPRSAVGARPVTVVCRHQETRHWIEQLLRHWGAEVSAFVSGTEAMLWSAQGGRADVWVVDRSLGDMEGVELCHTIRAERPDSRIVFVSDVLSRASSPVIDARLSKPVRADALATVLITHAGVLGTGPTPAYRKGVPRLDLRVLVAEDNAVNRKVAARMLQNLGLEPDVVADGSEAVDAALQRDYDVILMDLQMPGMGGIEATRRILSSRGSANRPRVIAMTASVSEDDRDACIRAGMDDFLCKPVEAAALQTVLTSAPRTSVG